A single region of the Vicia villosa cultivar HV-30 ecotype Madison, WI linkage group LG4, Vvil1.0, whole genome shotgun sequence genome encodes:
- the LOC131595512 gene encoding putative E3 ubiquitin-protein ligase RF298 isoform X2, with the protein MASMVASGSSQMSSSVSVQEKGSRNKRKFRADPPLGDPNKVIPSLQHEGLSYEFSAEKVEMTPCFGQVTAADLCSGSQGCSDGLKLDLGLSSPAISSVVRHSHHKAELEAVESHGVDWSDHIEAQLEELLLSNLHTIFKSAIKKIVTCGYTEDVATKAMLRPGICYGCKDTVSNIVDNTLTFLRNGQEFDPSREHYFEDLKQLQKYILAELVCVLREVRPFFSVGDAMWCLLICDMNVSYACAMDGDPLSSLYSDGIGDVCSSVQTESQSKVETKVPGLSLPSPCNTIPLGSQSGKSFVAENSQVPSGLLEKQGANSVFHPVNKSSSTFATSQSPLIQDKGGIVRKVHPSSTKRDYIFRQKSIHVEKGYRTYGSKGSSRGGKLSGLSGLILDKKLKSVSESTTINLKSASINISKAVGVNVTQDNLNTTRSSNDGQSTHTSFSLDPNNTISRAVDPSSSVHEANAKPAVSSSPDALSVTNTDLSLSLSSKSSSSKTPICCSHGGSCVGIPYDKSKEQWLPQDRKDELILKMVPRVREIQNELQEWTEWANQKVMQAARRLSKEKAELKALRQEKEEVERLKKEKQCLEENTMKKLFEMENALGKAGGQVERANTAVRKLEMENAALRKEMELAKLRAAESATNFQDVSKREKKTQMKFQSWENQKSLIQEELMTEKNKLAQLLAVTKQVEAQAEQFEEKYHRLNGGRQQRKPKNFSHWPVLQKKKENKLRSQAEPRRRCLNRKRRRNCKGTKMTSRNLKKKLHK; encoded by the exons ATGGCATCAATGGTTGCCAGTGGGAGCAGTCAAATGTCTTCTTCAGTTTCTGTCCAAGAAAAAGGAAGTAGGAATAAGAGAAAATTCAGGGCTGATCCACCTTTAGGAGATCCAAATAAGGTTATACCTTCACTTCAGCATGAGGGCCTCAGTTATGAATTCTCTGCTGAAAAAGTTGAAATGACCCCATGTTTTGGGCAAGTTACTGCTGCTGATTTGTGTAGTGGTAGCCAAGGTTGTTCTGATGGCTTGAAGCTTGACCTTGGATTATCTAGCCCTGCAATTTCATCAGTGGTTAGGCATAGCCATCATAAGGCTGAACTAGAGGCGGTTGAATCCCATGGGGTTGATTGGAGTGATCACATAGAAGCTCAGTTGGAAGAACTTCTCCTGAGCAATTTGCATACCATTTTCAAGAgtgcaataaaaaaaattgttacttGTGGCTACACTGAAGATGTTGCTACAAAGGCTATGTTAAGGCCTGGAATCTGTTATGGATGCAAAGATACTGTATCTAACATAGTTGATAACACATTGACTTTTCTAAGAAATGGCCAAGAGTTTGATCCTTCACGAGAGCATTATTTTGAAGATTTAAAGCAGCTTCAGAAGTATATCTTGGCTGAATTGGTTTGTGTTCTTCGAGAGGTTAGGCCATTTTTCAGTGTTGGTGATGCAATGTGGTGTTTATTAATTTGTGACATGAACGTGTCCTATGCTTGTGCAATGGATGGCGACCCTCTAAGTAGTTTATACAGTGATGGCATTGGTGATGTCTGTTCTTCTGTCCAGACTGAATCTCAATCGAAAGTAGAAACCAAAGTTCCTGGATTGAGTCTTCCAAGTCCTTGTAATACAATTCCCCTGGGTTCCCAATCTGGGAAATCCTTTGTGGCGGAAAATTCTCAAGTTCCCAGTGGACTCTTGGAGAAACAGGGTGCTAATTCAGTATTTCATCCCGTTAACAAGTCATCTAGTACTTTCGCAACCTCTCAATCTCCCCTGATACAAGATAAGGGTGGGATTGTTAGAAAGGTACACCCCAGTAGCACCAAGAGGGACTATATATTTCGTCAGAAGTCCATCCATGTGGAAAAAGGTTATCGGACATACGGGTCTAAAGGGTCTTCAAGAGGAGGAAAGCTGAGTGGCTTGAGTGGTTTAATCTTGGATAAAAAACTTAAATCTGTATCAGAATCTACTACCATAAACTTAAAGAGTGCATCCATAAACATAAGCAAGGCAGTGGGAGTTAATGTCACTCAAGACAATCTTAACACCACTCGCTCATCTAACGATGGACAATCTACCCATACTTCGTTTAGTCTGGATCCTAATAATACTATTTCTCGTGCAGTCGATCCTTCATCTTCAGTACATGAAGCAAATGCTAAGCCTGCAGTTAGTAGCTCTCCAGATGCATTATCCGTTACAAATACTGACCTTTCTCTTTCACTGTCTTCAAAAAGCAGTTCTTCTAAGACACCTATCTGCTGCAGTCATGGTGGCAGTTGTGTTGGGATACCATATGACAAGTCCAAGGAACAATGGTTGCCCCAAGATAGAAAGGATGAGCTGATTTTGAAGATGGTTCCAAGGGTTCGGGAGATACAAAATGAACTTCAAGAATGGACAGAATGGGCAAATCAAAAGGTGATGCAGGCTGCTCGTCGGTTGAGTAAGGAGAAGGCCGAACTTAAGGCActaaggcaagagaaagaagaagTTGAACGACTTAAAAAGGAGAAACAGTGTCTAGAAGAAAACACCATGAAAAAGCTTTTTGAGATGGAAAATGCCTTGGGTAAAGCAGGTGGACAAGTGGAACGAGCTAATACTGCAGTAAGGAAGCTCGAGATGGAGAATGCTGCATTGAGGAAAGAGATGGAACTTGCTAAGTTACGTGCGGCAGAATCAGCTACAAACTTTCAAGATGTCTCTAAGAGGGAAAAGAAGACCCAAATGAAGTTTCAATCATGGGAGAATCAGAAATCGTTGATACAGGAAGAGTTAATGACTGAAAAAAACAAATTGGCACAGCTATTGGCGGTAACAAAGCAAGTCGAAGCTCAAGCGGAGCAATTCGAG GAAAAATATCACAGGCTAAACGGCGGCAGGCAGCAAAGAAAACCGAAGAACTTCTCTCATTGGCCAGTTCttcaaaaaaagaaagagaacaaATTGAGGAGTCAGGCAGAGCCAAGGAGGAGATGCTTAAATCGGAAGCGGAGGCGGAACTGCAAAGGTACAAAGATGACATCCAGAAACTTGAAAAAGAAGTTGCACAAATAA
- the LOC131595512 gene encoding putative E3 ubiquitin-protein ligase RF298 isoform X1 has product MASMVASGSSQMSSSVSVQEKGSRNKRKFRADPPLGDPNKVIPSLQHEGLSYEFSAEKVEMTPCFGQVTAADLCSGSQGCSDGLKLDLGLSSPAISSVVRHSHHKAELEAVESHGVDWSDHIEAQLEELLLSNLHTIFKSAIKKIVTCGYTEDVATKAMLRPGICYGCKDTVSNIVDNTLTFLRNGQEFDPSREHYFEDLKQLQKYILAELVCVLREVRPFFSVGDAMWCLLICDMNVSYACAMDGDPLSSLYSDGIGDVCSSVQTESQSKVETKVPGLSLPSPCNTIPLGSQSGKSFVAENSQVPSGLLEKQGANSVFHPVNKSSSTFATSQSPLIQDKGGIVRKVHPSSTKRDYIFRQKSIHVEKGYRTYGSKGSSRGGKLSGLSGLILDKKLKSVSESTTINLKSASINISKAVGVNVTQDNLNTTRSSNDGQSTHTSFSLDPNNTISRAVDPSSSVHEANAKPAVSSSPDALSVTNTDLSLSLSSKSSSSKTPICCSHGGSCVGIPYDKSKEQWLPQDRKDELILKMVPRVREIQNELQEWTEWANQKVMQAARRLSKEKAELKALRQEKEEVERLKKEKQCLEENTMKKLFEMENALGKAGGQVERANTAVRKLEMENAALRKEMELAKLRAAESATNFQDVSKREKKTQMKFQSWENQKSLIQEELMTEKNKLAQLLAVTKQVEAQAEQFEAKRRQAAKKTEELLSLASSSKKEREQIEESGRAKEEMLKSEAEAELQRYKDDIQKLEKEVAQIRQKSDSSTIAALKRGIDGSYAGSWKDMKKGSALDEPQNASISELVQKLNSFSMTGGGERGGGGVKRERECVMCLSEEMSVVFLPCAHQVVCTKCNDLHEKQGMQECPSCRSPIQERISVRYMRT; this is encoded by the exons ATGGCATCAATGGTTGCCAGTGGGAGCAGTCAAATGTCTTCTTCAGTTTCTGTCCAAGAAAAAGGAAGTAGGAATAAGAGAAAATTCAGGGCTGATCCACCTTTAGGAGATCCAAATAAGGTTATACCTTCACTTCAGCATGAGGGCCTCAGTTATGAATTCTCTGCTGAAAAAGTTGAAATGACCCCATGTTTTGGGCAAGTTACTGCTGCTGATTTGTGTAGTGGTAGCCAAGGTTGTTCTGATGGCTTGAAGCTTGACCTTGGATTATCTAGCCCTGCAATTTCATCAGTGGTTAGGCATAGCCATCATAAGGCTGAACTAGAGGCGGTTGAATCCCATGGGGTTGATTGGAGTGATCACATAGAAGCTCAGTTGGAAGAACTTCTCCTGAGCAATTTGCATACCATTTTCAAGAgtgcaataaaaaaaattgttacttGTGGCTACACTGAAGATGTTGCTACAAAGGCTATGTTAAGGCCTGGAATCTGTTATGGATGCAAAGATACTGTATCTAACATAGTTGATAACACATTGACTTTTCTAAGAAATGGCCAAGAGTTTGATCCTTCACGAGAGCATTATTTTGAAGATTTAAAGCAGCTTCAGAAGTATATCTTGGCTGAATTGGTTTGTGTTCTTCGAGAGGTTAGGCCATTTTTCAGTGTTGGTGATGCAATGTGGTGTTTATTAATTTGTGACATGAACGTGTCCTATGCTTGTGCAATGGATGGCGACCCTCTAAGTAGTTTATACAGTGATGGCATTGGTGATGTCTGTTCTTCTGTCCAGACTGAATCTCAATCGAAAGTAGAAACCAAAGTTCCTGGATTGAGTCTTCCAAGTCCTTGTAATACAATTCCCCTGGGTTCCCAATCTGGGAAATCCTTTGTGGCGGAAAATTCTCAAGTTCCCAGTGGACTCTTGGAGAAACAGGGTGCTAATTCAGTATTTCATCCCGTTAACAAGTCATCTAGTACTTTCGCAACCTCTCAATCTCCCCTGATACAAGATAAGGGTGGGATTGTTAGAAAGGTACACCCCAGTAGCACCAAGAGGGACTATATATTTCGTCAGAAGTCCATCCATGTGGAAAAAGGTTATCGGACATACGGGTCTAAAGGGTCTTCAAGAGGAGGAAAGCTGAGTGGCTTGAGTGGTTTAATCTTGGATAAAAAACTTAAATCTGTATCAGAATCTACTACCATAAACTTAAAGAGTGCATCCATAAACATAAGCAAGGCAGTGGGAGTTAATGTCACTCAAGACAATCTTAACACCACTCGCTCATCTAACGATGGACAATCTACCCATACTTCGTTTAGTCTGGATCCTAATAATACTATTTCTCGTGCAGTCGATCCTTCATCTTCAGTACATGAAGCAAATGCTAAGCCTGCAGTTAGTAGCTCTCCAGATGCATTATCCGTTACAAATACTGACCTTTCTCTTTCACTGTCTTCAAAAAGCAGTTCTTCTAAGACACCTATCTGCTGCAGTCATGGTGGCAGTTGTGTTGGGATACCATATGACAAGTCCAAGGAACAATGGTTGCCCCAAGATAGAAAGGATGAGCTGATTTTGAAGATGGTTCCAAGGGTTCGGGAGATACAAAATGAACTTCAAGAATGGACAGAATGGGCAAATCAAAAGGTGATGCAGGCTGCTCGTCGGTTGAGTAAGGAGAAGGCCGAACTTAAGGCActaaggcaagagaaagaagaagTTGAACGACTTAAAAAGGAGAAACAGTGTCTAGAAGAAAACACCATGAAAAAGCTTTTTGAGATGGAAAATGCCTTGGGTAAAGCAGGTGGACAAGTGGAACGAGCTAATACTGCAGTAAGGAAGCTCGAGATGGAGAATGCTGCATTGAGGAAAGAGATGGAACTTGCTAAGTTACGTGCGGCAGAATCAGCTACAAACTTTCAAGATGTCTCTAAGAGGGAAAAGAAGACCCAAATGAAGTTTCAATCATGGGAGAATCAGAAATCGTTGATACAGGAAGAGTTAATGACTGAAAAAAACAAATTGGCACAGCTATTGGCGGTAACAAAGCAAGTCGAAGCTCAAGCGGAGCAATTCGAG GCTAAACGGCGGCAGGCAGCAAAGAAAACCGAAGAACTTCTCTCATTGGCCAGTTCttcaaaaaaagaaagagaacaaATTGAGGAGTCAGGCAGAGCCAAGGAGGAGATGCTTAAATCGGAAGCGGAGGCGGAACTGCAAAGGTACAAAGATGACATCCAGAAACTTGAAAAAGAAGTTGCACAAATAAGGCAGAAATCCGACTCGTCAACAATTGCTGCTCTAAAAAGAGGAATCGATGGAAGCTATGCCGGTAGCTGGAAGGACATGAAAAAGGGTTCGGCTCTTGATGAACCCCAGAACGCATCGATTTCAGAACTGGTTCAAAAGTTAAATAGCTTCTCTATGACAGGAGGAGGAgaaagaggaggaggaggagtgaAACGGGAAAGAGAGTGTGTAATGTGCCTTTCGGAGGAGATGTCGGTCGTATTCCTTCCATGTGCTCATCAGGTTGTTTGCACAAAATGCAATGATCTCCATGAAAAACAAGGTATGCAAGAGTGTCCTTCATGTAGGAGCCCCATCCAGGAGCGGATTTCTGTGCGTTATATGCGtacataa